Genomic DNA from Magnolia sinica isolate HGM2019 chromosome 4, MsV1, whole genome shotgun sequence:
GTTTCGAGCCTGTTTTGATGTGCATCCCGACTCTGCTTCATGTCCGCAATCTCTTCTCGTACTTCTTTCCTGAAGTcctggaggtcggctttccagggCTCGTCGCTTTCTATCATCCCTTCAACCGGAGGCCGGCTGCGCCTTCGCCGATCTATCTCGTGTCGGAGATCAGTGGGGGGCAGCACGACAATCGTGGAATGAGCGGGTGCTGGCTCGGACGAACCGCCGGGTTGACTTCGCTGAGGGACTGATCGCGGAGCGATAGGCTCAGGGTCAGCTACTTATTGTGGGAAGGGCTGAACTTGCTGCCGATGTATCTGCTCCAAAATTTATTTCATGACGTTTATGTCGGATCTGAGTTCCTGGACCTCTTTATCCAATCGCCCATTACCTCGGTTCCACTGGGTATTTCTTGTCGCAGCAGAGGCCGCCGGACGAGCAATGGAATCTCGGCGATTGTCAGGTTGATTCTGAGTTTCTTGGGCTATGCTCACACCCGGCGGTCCAGTGACAGCGGCTTCATTTGGCTCTTCTTGGACCGTTCTTCTAGTTATCACCATTATAACGCGTTCACAGTTTCTGGGTAGAGCATGGAAAATGACTTTTTGTACAGATTTCCAacgacggcgccaaactgttgatgcaaaaaattgtACTACACTCTTTAAACCTTCGAGTACCtgtacaggaagaagacaaatgaGACCTTGGCTAAAGcagggaaccctccgatgccaaagtcaggctaggaatctaggtcttatagtattgaggggttATGAGAGAGAGTTTTTtacgtacctttcacccttggaGTCTCTCCAATTTATAGGAGATGAAGGATCCCACCGTACGGGGATTCTTTCCCAAATATCtcggagatttgatttaattataatttatttacGGATGTTTCTCGATCCTAAGATCCTCGGGATCAgaaatccttttacaagattttcgGAACGGTATTTAAGCTTATACCATTTCTTCCTCGCTTGGCTCGGCCTTGACCGACTCAAGTAATAAACAAGTCTCGGCTGGCTGCAAGGATAAAGATTTTTGCCTCCTATCGGACGGAACAAAGTCGGCTTATGGCTGatgtcatttctcaatctaataGCCGACACTATAACCGGCCTAATATGGGTCAGTTTTATAGTCGGTCAGGTGACTTCTAGCGTTTGGGTCTTAACCAACCCTTCTAGATGTTGTTGTCTCGTTAGCTGAGCTAACTTTATGCATCTTATTTTGCCTACGGCTCCTGACTCTTAAGGTCTTGGTTGAGATTCGTTTCCCAGAAATccaagctaagtctctcctttaggctttgtcTCGTCTCGGTCCAACACGTTGCCTCGGACTCTCGGGGAGTaccaatagagttggtccattccataaggaTAATGCACAGGGAACAGTTGGCATGGGAACAACCTTAGAAATCTTCCAGATTCTGTACAATCCCACCCTATTTTGTATATTCCACTTGATATATTCGTGAAATTCCACAACTTAAGGTGGGACACAATGTTAAGGCAGGGGTTCTGTACTGCATCTCATACGTCGCCTTAAAAttgtggctcacctaagttttggaatggcaTGAATGTATAACCTAACTCCCTTATGCTTGGAAAGTGTTCTCCTAGCATAACCTAACTCCCTTATGCTTGGAAAGTATTCTCTCAGCATATTTTGTTATATAAGGAGAACACATATAGAGAGATGCACATCTTCTTGGTGATTACTTGGTGGAAGTTTCCTTGTATAGTGAGAGAGTTGAGCTGGCGTTTTTCCACAACACAACATGTGATTTTACAGGCATGGgggatgattttacatggtgtggcctcCCTGAGTTTTGGAATAACCTGATTTTTTTGGATATAATGAGAATATGAAGTGGCACACATATTGGATATTATTCACACATCAAAGTGCGCCTCACCTGTtgctttgtaggttaagctttTCAGACAAAGCTTTGCAGTTGATCCGGCCATGAGTACAAAAATAGCATTTTTGTTAACAGAGACAAAAGCTTTAAGATCCTGAACCTctcaaaaatgaatttcatcGCATTTTCCTGAGTAACGAAAAATGAAAACTACAATATTCTCAACCTCTCAAAAAATGGCTTTCAATTAGTCATAGTTACAAGATGTGCGCTCAAGGATCCCAATAGCAGATTGTGCAGTCCTCCCTCTTAATTTACCAAACAAACAACAAATTATGAATTGAATAGCATTTTGAATTGCAAATACATATGGTACAATCAATATTCTGTTCAAAGAATGATCAGCAGCAGTTCAACCTATCTTCTTCACCAGTAGTCCCTACAAGAACAGGAACCATCTCGAAAATGGTGAAAACGGTTGCGATCCCTCACAATAATCTCCCTCTTGAACAACTTAGCCATAAGCTTAGTAGCAGCATGGCAGTCACTGCACATACGGAGGTTCTTCACCACCCGAATCGGCTTACCCGGTCCCGTGCTCATAACCCCAAAAGCAATAGCGATCTTCTCACTGTGATATCTAACGGCattctccttctcctcctcttCAATGTCATGGAAAACCGAGGTTGTATCAGGTTCATGCCCAAGATCCCTCAATTCCATAGCAATCTCATCTAAAAATGCACTGATCTGTGTGAACTGCGGGTGGGACGTGTCACCGATCACGAATTCATGGACAACATTGTTCACCTCAATCAAACTACACCCAGGTGTTTTATGGACCCCCCTCCCTAACATCATCTTTCTGCAGCTCTCCACATCATCCCAACGATTCATTGATGCATACACGTTTGACAAAAACACATAATTCCCCCCATCGCAAGGGTCTAACTCTAAGAGATGTTTGGTCACTTGCTCACTTAGTTTTGCATCTTTATGAATCCTACATGCACGGAGTAAGCTCCCCCATACTGCGCAGTTAGGCTTCATGGGCATGGTCTCTATGAGTTTCAATGCTTCCTCAAGGAACCCTGCTCGGCCAAGAAGGTCGACCATGCATCCATAGTGCTCAATCCCCGGTTCGATGCCGTAAACCCCAATCTGAGAGAAAAACCGCCTGCCCTCAGAGATCAAACCCGAGTGGCTACATGCACATAAGAGCCCAACAAAGGTGACTCCATCGGGCCTAGTCCTCTCATTCTCCATCGCAACGAAAGCATCTATGGCTTCCTTTCCATAACCATGCATTCCTAATCCTACAATAATTGTATTCCAACAATAGACATTCTTCCTGGACAGCCCATGAAAGACTTCAAGAGCGGTTTCTATACTCCCACACTTGTAATACATGTCTAGGAGAGCATTACCCAAAACAACATCAATTCTAAAATTGTGGTGTTTTATATAAGCATGAATCCATCTACCCATATCTAAAGCACCCAAATGAGCACAGGCAGACAACAAGCTAACCATGGTTACCTCAGTCGGCTTCACATTCTCCACTTGCATTTGTTGAAACATCGAAATCGCTCTGTTAAACTCCCTGCATTGAACATAGCCTGTGATCATCGTATTCCAAGTCACCGAGTTCTTTGCGGACCCCATCTGATCGA
This window encodes:
- the LOC131244088 gene encoding pentatricopeptide repeat-containing protein At3g62890-like, with translation MSSIPRRSLSSLSDHLLFRLQNSSINLRHLQQIQAQILTNIHLQSNSLITHFLSSCARSRKLDNALLFVQNLRRPYLYAWNSLIRLSVESGSGQQFLGFYSKMLRQNVAPDKTTFSAVLHGCVVFSEIKVGEAVHCQILKMGFDFDLFLLTGILNFYGKIGDLCSAKKVFDGMPERDVVAHNAMIGVLSKHGLASDARRLFDEMPERNSASWNSMITCYCKWDDVHSARMIFDQNPVKDVISWNAIIDGYCKSGLLETAQELFDQMGSAKNSVTWNTMITGYVQCREFNRAISMFQQMQVENVKPTEVTMVSLLSACAHLGALDMGRWIHAYIKHHNFRIDVVLGNALLDMYYKCGSIETALEVFHGLSRKNVYCWNTIIVGLGMHGYGKEAIDAFVAMENERTRPDGVTFVGLLCACSHSGLISEGRRFFSQIGVYGIEPGIEHYGCMVDLLGRAGFLEEALKLIETMPMKPNCAVWGSLLRACRIHKDAKLSEQVTKHLLELDPCDGGNYVFLSNVYASMNRWDDVESCRKMMLGRGVHKTPGCSLIEVNNVVHEFVIGDTSHPQFTQISAFLDEIAMELRDLGHEPDTTSVFHDIEEEEKENAVRYHSEKIAIAFGVMSTGPGKPIRVVKNLRMCSDCHAATKLMAKLFKREIIVRDRNRFHHFRDGSCSCRDYW